The following proteins are co-located in the Macadamia integrifolia cultivar HAES 741 chromosome 3, SCU_Mint_v3, whole genome shotgun sequence genome:
- the LOC122073292 gene encoding GDSL esterase/lipase At1g71250-like — MRRYSSSRVVLMALLPWLWMIIIIFYCSSSGGVLGAPLVPAMFVFGDSLVDNGNNNFLSSIAKSNYIPYGIDFYAGPTGRFSNGRTVVDMLGEMLGLPYVPAYADPTTSGAKILSGVNYASAAAGILEETGYHLGERYILSRQVLNFENTLNQLRTQMDPVYLPQYLAKSIAVMVIGSNDYINNYLLPPLYSTSYNYNPTDYANLLINRYTRQILALYNVGLRKFFLAGIGPLGCIPNQLATGEAPPGRCVAYVNEIVGLFNVRLRSLVDQLNSNHPGAIFVYANTYGALGDTLNNPATYGFSVVDKGCCGLGRNQGQITCLPFSIPCPERNQYIFWDAFHPTQAVNAILARRAFSGPPSDCYPMNIQQVIQM, encoded by the exons aTGAGAAGATATAGCTCATCCAGAGTGGTCCTCATGGCTCTGCTTCCTTGGTTGTGgatgatcatcatcatcttctattGCTCATCAAGTGGAGGAGTTCTTGGAGCACCACTAGTGCCTGCTATGTTTGTCTTTGGAGACTCACTAGTAGATAATGGAAATAACAATTTCCTCAGCTCCATTGCAAAATCAAACTACATTCCTTATGGGATTGATTTCTATGCAGGCCCCACTGGGAGGTTCTCTAATGGAAGAACTGTAGTGGATATGctag GAGAGATGTTGGGTCTCCCTTACGTCCCAGCCTATGCTGATCCTACTACATCAGGAGCAAAAATTCTTAGTGGAGTGAACTATGCTTCAGCAGCTGCTGGCATTCTTGAAGAAACTGGCTACCACCTT GGAGAGCGTTACATCTTGAGCAGACAAGTGCTTAATTTTGAGAATACCTTGAATCAGTTAAGAACTCAGATGGATCCCGTTTACTTGCCACAATACTTGGCCAAATCTATTGCAGTGATGGTGATTGGGAGTAACGACTACATCAACAACTACCTCTTGCCCCCCTTATACAGTACCAGTTACAATTACAATCCTACGGACTACGCCAATCTCCTCATCAACCGCTACACCCGTCAGATTCTg GCTCTATACAATGTTGGGCTAAGGAAGTTCTTCTTAGCGGGGATAGGCCCACTAGGTTGCATTCCTAACCAATTAGCAACCGGTGAAGCACCACCTGGGAGATGCGTTGCGTATGTGAATGAAATTGTTGGGTTGTTCAATGTAAGGCTGAGATCACTCGTCGACCAGCTTAATTCCAACCATCCTGGAGCAATTTTTGTGTATGCCAACACTTATGGAGCACTGGGTGACACCCTCAATAACCCTGCAACTTAtg GTTTTAGCGTGGTTGACAAAGGGTGCTGCGGTCTCGGAAGAAACCAAGGGCAGATAACATGTCTTCCTTTCTCAATTCCCTGCCCAGAAAGAAACCAATATATATTCTGGGATGCCTTCCATCCAACTCAAGCTGTGAATGCAATCCTTGCTCGGAGGGCCTTTAGTGGCCCACCTTCTGATTGCTACCCCATGAACATTCAACAAGTCATACAAATGTAA
- the LOC122074567 gene encoding RNA-binding protein 24-B-like isoform X2 yields the protein MTPANLAGQLGDTTYTKVFVGGLAWETQKETMKKYFEQFGEILEAVVITDKNTGRSKGYGFVTFREPEAAMRACVDAAPVIDGRRANCNLASLGVQRSRPSTPKHGGGRNFRVMNSFHTGLQGGVGAAFPSTATFPHYAIQQGIPYNVYGYSPYSPDYTYPTSYYGVYGGGAATQYPMYGAGAGGLLTGAASAAAFYPYLQFGQGNGGAAAPAAAYTGGHGYGVQYPHHLFQYSPITSTGFPHHYGGPMSLAPTPPSQAVCFTPQQA from the exons ATGACTCCAGCAAATCTCGCAGGTCAGCTTGGGGATACCACTTACACTAAAGTGTTTGTTGGGGGACTTGCTTGGGAAACCCAGAAGGAGACCATGAAGAAATACTTTGAACAGTTTGGAGAGATTTTGGAAGCTGTAGTGATTACAGATAAGAACACAGGAAGGTCCAAAGGCTATGGATTT GTAACTTTTAGAGAACCAGAAGCTGCCATGAGAGCCTGTGTTGATGCTGCTCCTGTGATTGATGGGAGAAGGGCTAACTGCAATCTTGCTTCCTTGGGTGTTCAGAGATCCAGACCCTCTACACCAAAACATG GAGGAGGCAGGAACTTTAGGGTAATGAACTCTTTTCACACAGGCCTTCAAGGTGGGGTGGGAGCAGCTTTTCCTTCTACAGCAACCTTCCCTCATTATGCCATCCAACAAGGCATTCCCTATAATGTGTATGG GTACTCTCCTTACTCACCAGATTATACCTATCCAACG AGCTATTACGGTGTTTATGGAGGAGGTGCAGCGACCCAGTACCCAATGTACGGTGCAGGAGCCGGAGGACTGCTCACAGGCGCCGCCTCCGCTGCTGCTTTCTACCCATACCTCCAGTTCGGGCAGGGCAATGGTGGAGCGGCCGCCCCAGCCGCCGCCTACACAGGCGGCCATGGATATGGTGTCCAGTACCCACACCACTTGTTCCAGTACTCCCCGATCACCTCAACCGGGTTCCCTCATCACTACGGTGGTCCCATGTCTCTTGCTCCCACTCCACCTTCCCAAGCAG TGTGTTTTACTCCACAACAGGCGTGA
- the LOC122074567 gene encoding RNA-binding protein 24-B-like isoform X1 produces the protein MTPANLAGQLGDTTYTKVFVGGLAWETQKETMKKYFEQFGEILEAVVITDKNTGRSKGYGFVTFREPEAAMRACVDAAPVIDGRRANCNLASLGVQRSRPSTPKHGGGRNFRVMNSFHTGLQGGVGAAFPSTATFPHYAIQQGIPYNVYGYSPYSPDYTYPTSYYGVYGGGAATQYPMYGAGAGGLLTGAASAAAFYPYLQFGQGNGGAAAPAAAYTGGHGYGVQYPHHLFQYSPITSTGFPHHYGGPMSLAPTPPSQAGVTMALTAPTTVQPYRLVPTHFTPTASEQPSA, from the exons ATGACTCCAGCAAATCTCGCAGGTCAGCTTGGGGATACCACTTACACTAAAGTGTTTGTTGGGGGACTTGCTTGGGAAACCCAGAAGGAGACCATGAAGAAATACTTTGAACAGTTTGGAGAGATTTTGGAAGCTGTAGTGATTACAGATAAGAACACAGGAAGGTCCAAAGGCTATGGATTT GTAACTTTTAGAGAACCAGAAGCTGCCATGAGAGCCTGTGTTGATGCTGCTCCTGTGATTGATGGGAGAAGGGCTAACTGCAATCTTGCTTCCTTGGGTGTTCAGAGATCCAGACCCTCTACACCAAAACATG GAGGAGGCAGGAACTTTAGGGTAATGAACTCTTTTCACACAGGCCTTCAAGGTGGGGTGGGAGCAGCTTTTCCTTCTACAGCAACCTTCCCTCATTATGCCATCCAACAAGGCATTCCCTATAATGTGTATGG GTACTCTCCTTACTCACCAGATTATACCTATCCAACG AGCTATTACGGTGTTTATGGAGGAGGTGCAGCGACCCAGTACCCAATGTACGGTGCAGGAGCCGGAGGACTGCTCACAGGCGCCGCCTCCGCTGCTGCTTTCTACCCATACCTCCAGTTCGGGCAGGGCAATGGTGGAGCGGCCGCCCCAGCCGCCGCCTACACAGGCGGCCATGGATATGGTGTCCAGTACCCACACCACTTGTTCCAGTACTCCCCGATCACCTCAACCGGGTTCCCTCATCACTACGGTGGTCCCATGTCTCTTGCTCCCACTCCACCTTCCCAAGCAG GCGTGACAATGGCTCTGACGGCTCCAACTACAGTTCAGCCTTACAGACTCGTTCCTACCCACTTCACTCCAACAGCATCTGAACAACCTTCGGCTTAA